The Streptomyces achromogenes DNA segment ATGACCCCGAACGAGGCCGCCTGGAAGCGCGTGCACGGCGCCCAGGCCCTTCAGGAGCGCTGGCTGACGAACGGGACGGACCTGCGGGATCCGTCCCGCGGGTCCGTCCCGCTCGACTGACGCTTCGTGAGGAACGTCACCAACGCGGCGTCGTCGGCAGCCGGTTGGCGACAGGGGAGCGCGGGGATCAGCCGGCGAAGACCGTGACCCCGTCCTCCGTCGCGTGCCGCGGCTCGAGTTCACGTGCCTCCGCGGTGAGCGCCCCGCGCCGGACGACGACCACGGCCGCGCCGAGCACCGCCGTCACCGCCGCCACCACGAACGGCACGTGGACGTCGGTCCACTCCTCGATCTTCGGCGCGAAGTAGGGCGCCGCCGCGGCCGCGAACCACCGCACGAAGTTGTACCCGGCGCTCGCCACCGGGCGCGGGGCGTCCGACACGCCGAGCGCCAACTCGGTGTAGACGGTGTTGTTCACGCCGATGAACGCACCCGACAGGATCGTGCACACGACCGCCGTGGTGTGGTCGCCGTAGCCGAGGAGGAGCACGTCGGCGGCGAGCAGCAGCAGCGAGCCGCCGAGCACCCTCAGCGAGCCGAACCGCTTCTGCAGTCGCGGGGCCACGAGCACCGAGGACACCGCGAGCAGCACGCCCCAGGCGAAGAACACCGCTCCCGACTTGTAGGGGGTCATGTTCAGCACGAAGGGTGTGAAGGCCAGCACGGTGAAGAACGTGTAGTTGTAGAAGAAGGCCGAGGCGGCGGCGGAGGCGAGACCGCCGTGACCGAGCGCCTTGAGCGGGTCGAGCAGCGAGGTCTTGCGGGCCGGCTTCGGCTGTTCCCTCAGGAACACCGTGATGCACAGGAAGCCGATCGCCATGAGGAACGCGGTGCCGAAGAACGGGTAGCGCCAGCTGGCGTCGCCGAGCAGTGCGCCGAGCAGCGGTCCGCAGGCCATGCCGAGGCCGAGGGCGGACTCGTACAGCAGGATGGCCGCCGCGCTGCCGCCGGCCGCCGCGCCGACGATCACGGCGAGCGCGGTGGAGACGAAGAGGGCGTTGCCCAGTCCCCAGCCGGCGCGGTAGCCGACCAGTTGCGCGACCGAGTCCGAGGTGCCGGCGAGGCCCGCGAAGACGACGACCAGGGCGAGGCCGGCGAGCAGCGTCCGGCGGCCGCCGATGCGGCTGGAGACGAAGCCGGTGACCAGCATCGCGAGCGCGGTGATCAGGAAGTACGAGGTGAAGAGCAGGGAGACCTGCCCGGCCGTGGCGTCCAGCCCCTGGGCGATGGACGGCAGGATCGGGTCGACCAGGCCGATGCCCATGAAGGCGACGACGGACGCGCCGGCCGTCGCCCACACCGCCTTCGGCTGCCGCAGGATGCTTTCGGCTCCCTCGTCGAACGGGTCCATGGTGTGTCTCACCCCTCGCAGGTAGTTGGTATATACACACAGTAAGTTAGCGCAGCTAATTAATGCAAGTTACATGTAGACCCTCGAGGGTGACCGGTTCCACAATCGGTTCCGTCCGGACGGGTGATCGTCCTTGACGTGGACGTGCTCGGGTAGGACCGTGGGGCTCTATGAGGGGCGAACCCAGTTGCCCGAAGTGTGGTGGCCGGGTCAGGGCTCCCGGACTCTTCGCCGATTCCTGGCAGTGCGATGTGCACGGGACGGTCCATCCGCTGCAGCCTGTGATCCCGCCCAGCGTCGAGGCGCTCAGTGTTGTCGTGCACCGCACCCAGGTGCCGGTGTGGATGCCCTGGCCGCTGCCGGTCGGCTGGCTCTTCACCGGCGTGACCTACGCGGGCGACGACCGCAGCGGCGGCCGCGCCACCGCGGTGGCGTGCTCCGGGCCCGGACCGCTGGGCGGCATGGGCGAGCTGATCCTGGTCGCCGAGGAGCTGGGCGTCGGTCTGGGCGCGCGCTACGCCGGCGTGGACGGGCCGGACCCGGGGCCGTACATGAGCGTCGAGAAACCTCCGCAGGCCAAGCTGCTCGCCGCCGGCCGGCCCACCCCGCTGTGGCATGTCTCGGCCACCCCCGACGACCGCGCGGTCTTCGCGGGCGAGGCGCGGGGGATGTGGCTGTGGGCGGTGGTGTGGCCCGAGCAGTCCGGACTGCTGATGTACGACGAGCTGGTGCTGACGGATCTGCGGGACGCGGGGGCGGAGGTGGAGCTGGTGCCCTGCGGGGCGCTGTCGCCGCGCCTCCTCGAGCCGTAGCGCTCCGCGTTTCGTGACGCTCCTCGGGGTCGGGGTCCGGCCGCCGCACGGCAGGGCGCTCTGCCGGGGCCGGTGCCTGTAGGGGGCGCCAGGGGGTTTCGGGTGTGACAGGGGCGGTCTGATTTCCAGCTATGCTGGAGCGTCCCCTTCCGCCCGTCCCCGACTGGAGTCCGCGTCGTGCGCATCGATCTGCACTGCCACTCCACGGCCTCGGACGGTACGGACACCCCGGCCGAGCTGGTGCGAGGCGCCGCCGCCGCCGGACTGGACGTCGTCGCGCTGACCGACCACGACACCACCCGCGGACACGCCGAGGCCGTCGCCGCACTGCCCGCCGGGCTCACCCTCGTCACCGGCGCGGAGCTGTCCTGCCGCGTCGACGGGGTCAGCATGCACATGCTGGCCTACCTCTTCGACCCCGAGGAGCCCGCTCTGCTCGCCGAACGCGAGCTGGTGCGGGACGACCGGGTGCCCCGGGCGCGCGCGATGGTCGCCCGGCTGAACGACCTCGACGTGCCCGTGACCTGGGAGCAGGTGGCCCGGATCGCGGGGGAGGGATCCGTGGGGCGGCCGCATGTCGCCACCGCCCTGGTCGAGCTCGGCGTCGTGCCGACCGTGAACGACGCCTTCACCGGGGACTGGCTGGCCGACGGCGGCCGGGCCCACGTCGGGAAGCACGAGACCGACCCCTTCGAGGCGATCCGGCTGGTCAAGGGCGCGGGCGGAGTCACCGTCTTCGCCCACCCCGGCGCGAGCAAGCGGGGGCACACCGTGCCGGAGACCGTGATCGCCGAGCTGGCCGCCGCCGGCCTCGACGGCATCGAGGTCGACCACATGGACCACGACGCGGACACCCGCGCGCGGCTGCGCGGACTGGCCCGTGACCTGGGGCTGCTGGTCACCGGCTCCTCGGACTACCACGGCAGCCGCAAGACGTGCGTGCTCGGCGAGTACACCACCGACCCCGAGGTCTACGGGGAGATCACCCGGCGGGCGACGGGTGCGTTCCCCGTCCCGGGGACCGGCGGAGTCTGAGTTCCGGCCCCGTTTCCACGTCCCCCGTGCTGCAGCTGTGCCCATCCGTTCCTCCCCCAGTGCCTATAGGGCAGCGGGGCCCCGACGGAACGACCGCCCACAGCGGTAGCCATTCTCCGCAAGGCCCAACCATGTTCGACGTCACCGTCTTCGGCTCCCTCTTCCTCACCCTTTTCGTCATCATGGATCCTCCCGGGATCACCCCGATCTTCCTCGCGCTCACCGCCGGACGGCCCGGCAAGGTGCAGAAGCGGATGGCCTTCCAGGCCGTCTGCGTGGCGGGCGGAGTGATCGCCGTCTTCGGGCTCCTCGGGCATCAGATCCTCGACTACCTGCACGTCTCCGTGCCCGCGCTGATGATCGCGGGCGGGCTGCTGCTCCTGCTGATCGCGCTCGACCTGCTCACCGGCAAGACCGACGAGCCGAAGCAGACCAAGGACGTCAACGTCGCGCTCGTCCCACTGGGCATGCCGCTGCTGGCCGGCCCGGGCGCCATCGTGTCGGTCATCCTCGCCGTGCAGAAGGCGGACGGGGCGGCGGCACAGGCCTCGGTCTGGGCGGCCATCCTCGCCATCCACGTCGTGCTGTGGCTGGTGATGCGGTACTCGCTGCTGATCATCCGGGTCATCAAGGACGGCGGCGTGGTCCTCGTGACCCGGCTGGCGGGCATGATGCTCTCCGCGATCGCGGTGCAGCAGATCATCAACGGGATCACCGAGGTCGTCCGGTCGAGCTGACCTGCGCACACGCGGACAGCAGAGCCCCCTACGGCGGTGCCGTAGGGGGCTCGCAAACCTGTAGGGGGACCCGCGCTGTTACGAGGCCGTGGGGTCGGCCGGACGGATCCACAGCCGCTGCCCGATGGCGGCGGCCTGCTGAACGATCCGGTTGACGGAGGCGGCGTCCACGACGGTGCTGTCCACGGGGGTCCCGTCGACGTCGTCGAGTCGCATGATTTCGAAGCGCATGGCTTCTCCCTTCGTCTGGTCATCCTCCTGAGGAGAACTACTTGGTTACGTAGGGAGTCAACGGCATGCGTGTTACAAACATTCCCTACGCTAAAGAAATTTTTCGAACGACTAATTACTAGCGAGTAAGGGAGCTTGCGTCGACTGAACGGGACCGGTTGTGTTCGCAGCGTGACCACCGGGACAATGGAGGCGATGAACGACGACCTCCCGGCACTCGCCGCCCGCATCGACCGCACGAACGAGCTGTTGATCCGCATGCTCGTCGAGGTGGCCAAGACGCCCTCGACCCACGCGATCTTCGTCGACGCGGGGTACCTGTACGCGGCGGCGGGACGTCTGGTGGCCGGGACGGAGGACCGCCGGGCCTTCGACCTCGACGCCGAGGGTCTGATCGAGGCGCTCATCGACCGTGCCCGCTCGATCTTCGCCGACAGCCGACTTCTGCGGGTCTACTGGTACGACGGCGCCCGGCGGCGCATCCACACCTCCGAGCAGCAGTCCATCGCCGAACTGCCGGACGTAAAGGTGCGGTTGGGAAACCTCAACGCCAACAACCAGCAGAAGGGCGTCGATTCGCTGATCCGCACCGACCTGGAGTCACTGGCCCGGCACCGGGCCATCAGCGACGCGGCCCTGCTGGGCGGTGACGAGGACCTGGTCTCGGCGGTGGAGGCCGCGCAGGGGTACGGCGCCCGCGTCCACCTGTGGGGCATCGAGGCGCCGGAAGGCCGCAACCAGGCCGAGCCGCTGCTCTGGGAGGTCGACAGCCAGCGCACCCTCGACCTCGACTTCTTCAAGCCCTACGTCGCCCGGCGCGCCGCCGCGGCCTACGAGGCGGCCGGCGCGAGCCGGCCCACCCGTGAGGCCGTCCGCTTCGCCGGCGCGCAGATCGCGGCGAAGTGGCTGGCGGCGCGGGGCAGGGAGAACCTGGCCGAGCTGCTGCCGGGCCATCCCTACCTCCCCGGCTCCGTCGACCAGGACCTCCTCGTGGAAGCCGAGGGCATCCTGCAGTACTCGCTGCGCGGCCAGGCGGACCTGCGACGCGCGCTGCGGGACGGCTTCTGGGAGCACGTACAGACGCAGTACTAGCCGCTCGACCGGCAGCGCCGCCGGCTTCGGACCGGCTCTCGACCGGCTCCGGTCCGGCTCCCGGCTAGTTCCGGCGGGTGTTCGCGAGGCCGTCCCAGAAGTCGGCGAGACCGTGGGCCGTCGGCAGCGGCTGGTCCTGGTTGGGGGAGTGGTCGGCGTCCGGCACGATCGTCCGGCGCGCCCGCAGTTCCCCGGCCATCGCGTCGAGGAGGGGGATCGGCCAGGTGTCGTCCGACGCGCCCGACAGCACGTGGAACGGCAGCGGGACGGCGGCGAGCTCGGCGACCCGGTTCGGTTCGACGCACAACCGGCGTCCGGTGACCAGGAGTTGGGCCGGCTTGTGGTTCAGCCAGCGCTGCCGCATCTGGGCGGGTTTGCCGAAGCCCCGGGCCGGGCCGCCCACCTCCTCCGGCGCCCCCATCGCCAGGATGGCCTGCCAGACCTCGGCCATCGTCATCACCGCGAGCGCGTCGTGCAGCAGCTTCACGCGCTGCTTCTGGGACTCCGAGATCTCCGCCGGGCCGGAGGAGACGAGCGTCAGCGAGACGAAGGGCGAGTGGTCCAGAAGGACGGCGGCACGGGCGATCTGCCCGCCCAGGGAGTGGCCGACGAGATGCACGGGCGCGCCGAGAGCGGACGCCTGCGCGAGCACGTCACGGGCCAACTCCTCCTGGGCGTAGGGCGATTCGTCGTCCGCGGGGCCGTCGGACTCGTTCTGCCCCCGGCCGTCCACGGCGACGGTCCGGTAGCCGCGGGCGGCCAGCGGCCCGTGCAGCCGGTGGAAGTCCTCCTTGCTGCCGGTGAACCCCGGCAGCAGCAGCACGACACCTCGCTGCTCCACACCGGCGGGCACGGGCGCGTCGACCACGGCGAACGCCCCGCGCGCGGTCCGCAGCGGGTACGCGCGGGCCCCGGGGGGCGGTGGGAACACAGAGGGCACGGCGGACCCGTCGGACACGGCGGCTCGGGTGGGCACGACGGTGTCGGGCCCGGCGGGGCTGACGGGGGGCTCGGCGGAGAGGGCGGGCTCGCTGGGGTCGGTCACGGGGGGAGAGTACCGCCGGGCCGGGAAACGCCGAGGGCCCGGTCCACAGGGTGTGGACCGGGCCCTCGCGTGTGAGCTCGTCGGCTCAGCCGTCCGTCGGCTCCGCGACGGCCTTGGCGGCCGCCGTCTTGCGGGTGCGGCGCGGCTTGACGGCTTCCGTCTCCTGCGTGGCCTGGGCCGGGATGTCGGCCGTGGCCTTGCGGGTCGTACGGCGGCGGGGCTTGGGCTCCGCGCCTTCGGCCGTCTCGACGGCTACCTCGACGGGGGCCGCGGCGGCGGCAGCCACCTTGCGGGTGCGCCGCGGCTTCGCGACGGCGGCCTCCGCGACCGGCTCCGCCACGGCGGCGACCTCAACGACCTCGGCGGTCTTGGCGGCCGCCG contains these protein-coding regions:
- a CDS encoding MFS transporter, with the protein product MDPFDEGAESILRQPKAVWATAGASVVAFMGIGLVDPILPSIAQGLDATAGQVSLLFTSYFLITALAMLVTGFVSSRIGGRRTLLAGLALVVVFAGLAGTSDSVAQLVGYRAGWGLGNALFVSTALAVIVGAAAGGSAAAILLYESALGLGMACGPLLGALLGDASWRYPFFGTAFLMAIGFLCITVFLREQPKPARKTSLLDPLKALGHGGLASAAASAFFYNYTFFTVLAFTPFVLNMTPYKSGAVFFAWGVLLAVSSVLVAPRLQKRFGSLRVLGGSLLLLAADVLLLGYGDHTTAVVCTILSGAFIGVNNTVYTELALGVSDAPRPVASAGYNFVRWFAAAAAPYFAPKIEEWTDVHVPFVVAAVTAVLGAAVVVVRRGALTAEARELEPRHATEDGVTVFAG
- a CDS encoding DUF6758 family protein, which codes for MRGEPSCPKCGGRVRAPGLFADSWQCDVHGTVHPLQPVIPPSVEALSVVVHRTQVPVWMPWPLPVGWLFTGVTYAGDDRSGGRATAVACSGPGPLGGMGELILVAEELGVGLGARYAGVDGPDPGPYMSVEKPPQAKLLAAGRPTPLWHVSATPDDRAVFAGEARGMWLWAVVWPEQSGLLMYDELVLTDLRDAGAEVELVPCGALSPRLLEP
- a CDS encoding PHP domain-containing protein; translated protein: MRIDLHCHSTASDGTDTPAELVRGAAAAGLDVVALTDHDTTRGHAEAVAALPAGLTLVTGAELSCRVDGVSMHMLAYLFDPEEPALLAERELVRDDRVPRARAMVARLNDLDVPVTWEQVARIAGEGSVGRPHVATALVELGVVPTVNDAFTGDWLADGGRAHVGKHETDPFEAIRLVKGAGGVTVFAHPGASKRGHTVPETVIAELAAAGLDGIEVDHMDHDADTRARLRGLARDLGLLVTGSSDYHGSRKTCVLGEYTTDPEVYGEITRRATGAFPVPGTGGV
- a CDS encoding MarC family protein, producing MFDVTVFGSLFLTLFVIMDPPGITPIFLALTAGRPGKVQKRMAFQAVCVAGGVIAVFGLLGHQILDYLHVSVPALMIAGGLLLLLIALDLLTGKTDEPKQTKDVNVALVPLGMPLLAGPGAIVSVILAVQKADGAAAQASVWAAILAIHVVLWLVMRYSLLIIRVIKDGGVVLVTRLAGMMLSAIAVQQIINGITEVVRSS
- a CDS encoding NYN domain-containing protein, which encodes MNDDLPALAARIDRTNELLIRMLVEVAKTPSTHAIFVDAGYLYAAAGRLVAGTEDRRAFDLDAEGLIEALIDRARSIFADSRLLRVYWYDGARRRIHTSEQQSIAELPDVKVRLGNLNANNQQKGVDSLIRTDLESLARHRAISDAALLGGDEDLVSAVEAAQGYGARVHLWGIEAPEGRNQAEPLLWEVDSQRTLDLDFFKPYVARRAAAAYEAAGASRPTREAVRFAGAQIAAKWLAARGRENLAELLPGHPYLPGSVDQDLLVEAEGILQYSLRGQADLRRALRDGFWEHVQTQY
- a CDS encoding alpha/beta fold hydrolase, with translation MPSVFPPPPGARAYPLRTARGAFAVVDAPVPAGVEQRGVVLLLPGFTGSKEDFHRLHGPLAARGYRTVAVDGRGQNESDGPADDESPYAQEELARDVLAQASALGAPVHLVGHSLGGQIARAAVLLDHSPFVSLTLVSSGPAEISESQKQRVKLLHDALAVMTMAEVWQAILAMGAPEEVGGPARGFGKPAQMRQRWLNHKPAQLLVTGRRLCVEPNRVAELAAVPLPFHVLSGASDDTWPIPLLDAMAGELRARRTIVPDADHSPNQDQPLPTAHGLADFWDGLANTRRN